Within Candidatus Cloacimonadota bacterium, the genomic segment GATAGTTATTTCAAAACAGATAGTGAAATAGAAAAATATTGTGAAGAAAAATATATACCAATTGATAATGATAAAAACGGTGTAATAAATTGAAAAATTGGTGTTTCAAAATGCCCAACTTTTCATATTGCCACCGTTGGGTGTCATACAAGAACTAGTACAAAAAATAGAAATATGATAATATATTTATTAGGAATAAGTTGTGTTGGCAAAACAACAATTGGAAAATTATTAGCAGATTACCTTGATTTTGAATTCTATGATTTGGATAACCAGATTGAAGAATATTTTGAAAAACCTCTTGAATACATTCAGGACGAATTTATAACTACAAATGGATATAGAGAAAAAACATCTGTAGTGCTGAATGAAATGTTTAACAAAGACAAAGATGTGGTTATCGCATCCACACCATCAGGAATGCGAGACTATTATTTAAAACAATATAAAACTACAAAAAAGACAAAGGATATTGTTTCAATTAATTTGACAGATAAGCCAGAAAACATTTTGAATAGATTAACTTTTTACGATAAGGATTCAATACAGATTGAAAAGAAGTTGTCAGTTAATGAAAGAAAACTATATTTGAAAGAGATAAAAAAAGATATTACATTTTTTAAAAAGTTTAATTTGAGAGCGGATTATTCTATTGATATTAATGGTGCTACCCCAGAAGTCTTTATAAAGAAAATAACAGAATTGTTAATTGAAGAAGGAAGAATATTGATGAAAAAATGAAAAACAAAAGTTTAGGATTTAACCATTTTATCATTAGATTCGCCTTATGGCGAAATGGTTAAATCCCCTTTTTTTAAGTGGGCTCACATATAATATTAAATATGAAGATATTAGCAATAAATAAAATTAGTTGTAAAATGAAATTGAAGTGCCAAATGCACTATATTCAAACTGTTAGAAACAATAACACATCGGAATAAGCAGATTTTCCATTAGATAATCATTCATAAATTTCCACAAAAATTTCTTTTCTCAATTTTTTCAACCATTTCTCCAATTCAGATTGCCTTTTTTCTTGCATGACCATATTTGCGATTTCCTGAGTAATTTCTCCATATTCAAAATTTCGTTCTTCCTCATAACCCAAATTTTTAAATATGTAATATTTTCCATCTGCTTCAATGATAGGGGAGATTTCACCATTTTTCAAATCCTTCATTGCTTTACCGAATTCAGGTACTTGGGAAATTTTTTCAATCGGAATTGTGATGACAAAATCTTCTGAATTTGGTGATTGAGTGGAGCCGGAATATTCTTTTGCAACTTCAATAAAATCAGCACCATTTTGTAGCTTGGTCAGAGCTTCCCCAATATTATTTGCCGCTTGTTCCATATCCGAATCATCTATTTCTGTTTTTATCAGAATATGCCGAACTCGGATTTCTCCATCTTTTTTGTCTTCCAGCATGATAAGATGATAACCATATTGGGTGAGAACAGGTTGGCTGATTTCTCCGATCTCCAGCGCAAAGGCAGCATCCGAGAATGGCTTTACCATTTCACCTCTGCCGAAGAATCCCAAATCACCACCTTGTGATGCTGAAGGACATTCGGAATACTCTG encodes:
- a CDS encoding shikimate kinase; its protein translation is MIIYLLGISCVGKTTIGKLLADYLDFEFYDLDNQIEEYFEKPLEYIQDEFITTNGYREKTSVVLNEMFNKDKDVVIASTPSGMRDYYLKQYKTTKKTKDIVSINLTDKPENILNRLTFYDKDSIQIEKKLSVNERKLYLKEIKKDITFFKKFNLRADYSIDINGATPEVFIKKITELLIEEGRILMKK